The stretch of DNA CGGTCGAGGGCCGCCGCGCAGTCGCCGGGACCGTCGACCCCGTCCGCGACGACCACCCGTTCCAGCGCCGCGTTGCCCGCGCGCTCCCCGAGCGACGCGACGCTCACGTCCGCCGTCGCCGCCCCGGCGTCCACCGCAGCCAGCGTGTTCGCGACGGCGACGCCCATGTCGTCGTGGAAGTGGACGCCCAGTCGGTCGCCGTCGACGCCGCGGTCGACGAGGTGGGCGACGAGGTCCCGCACGCCGTCGGGGGTCCGCGCCCCCACGGTGTCCGCGACGGTGATCGTCGGCACCGACGGGAACCGCTCGTAGACGGCCACGAGGTCGGCCGGCTCGGTTCGGAACCCGTCGACGAGGGTGAGGTGGACCGCCGCGCCGCCGTCGCGGGCGCGACCGAGCGCCGCGGCCGCCATCTGCATGGCTTCGTCCCGTGACGCTCCGAGGACGTGATCGAGCTGCCGCTCGGAGGTGGGGACGAACACCTCGACGACGTCCGCCTCGGCGTCGAGGGCGGCTTCGACGTCCCCGGTCGTCGCACGGGCGATGCCGACCACGTCGGCGGTCACGTCGTCGTCGCCCGCGAGCCGTCGGATCGCCTCGCGGTCCGTCCCGCCGACGGCGGGAAACCCCGCCTGGATCGCGTCGAGGCCGAGGCTGTCGAGCGCCCGCGCGGCCGACAGCCGGTCCGCGACGGCGTACTCCCGGCCGGGCATCTGTGCCCCTTCCCGGATCGTCACGTCGCGGAGCGATACGGACATCAGATCACGCCCTCCTCGCGGAGGCGGTCGTACTCCGCCTCGTCGAGGCCGAGTTCCGAGCGGTACACCTCGTCGTTGTGCTGGCCGTGCCCCGGCCCGGCGTGCTCGACGGCACCCGGCGTGCGTGTGAGCCGCGGTACCGGTGCGGCCGTCTTCAGGCTGCCGAGGTCCGCGTCCGGCATCTCCACGATGTCGTTCCGGGCCGCGTACTGCTCGTCCTCGAAGATGTCGGCCATGTCGTGGACGGGGCCGACGATGGCGTCGGCGGCTTCCATCGCCGCGATGGCCTCGTCGGTCGAGCGTTCGCGGGTCCACGCCCCGATGATCTCGTCGAGTTCGTCCGCGTGGTCGACGCGGGCCTCGTTGGTGGCGAAGCGGGGGTCCTCGACGATGTCGGGGCGGCCGATGGCCTCGGCGACGTTCTCGAAGATGGACTGCGCCGACGCCGAGAGCGTCATGTAGCCGTCCTCCGTCTCGTAGACGTTGCGCGGCGCCGCGCTCTCGTGGTGGTTGCCGATCCGCTCGCGCACCTCGCCGAGGCGGTCGTACGCCTCGACTTCGGAGACGAACAGGCGAAAGAGGGGTTCGTAGAGGCTCATGTCGATCACCTGCCCCTCGCCACTCCCCCCGCCACGACCCACGTCGCGCTCGAAGAGGGCGAACATGATCCCTTGGACGGCGAAGGTCGCGGCGGTGAGGTCGCCGAGGCTGATGGGTGGTAGCAGGGGTTTGCTGTCGGGAAAGCCGTTGACGTGTGCCCAGTTCGAGATGCCCTCGGCGACGGTGCCGAAGCCCGGCTTGTCGGAGCGAGGGCCGGTCTGTCCGTACCCCGACTGCCGGACGACGATCAGGCCCGGGTTCTCCTCGTGCAGCCGGTCGGGGGCGAGTCCCCACTTCTCCATCGTCCCCGGCCGGAAGTTCTCGACGAGGACGTCGGCGTCGTCGATCAGATCGAGGAGGAGGGCGCTCCCCGCCGGCGTGCTCAGATCGAGCGTCACACAGCGCTTGTTGCGAGCGATTGATTTCCACCAGAGCGAAACCCCATCGTCGTACGGCGGCCACTCGCGGAGTGGGTCGGTCCCTTCGGGGTGTTCGATCTTGATCACGTCGGCGCCGAAGTCGGCCAACTGCGTCGTGGCGAACCCGCCGGCGATCATCCCGGTGCAGTCGACGACGCGCAGGCCGTCGAGCGGTCCCTGCCGCTTGCGTGCGGTCATGAGCGACCGCTACGGCGGGGGATGCGATAAGCTGTCGGGATGGGCGGGGGCTTCAGACGGCTTCGCGTCGCCCGTCGTCGTAGCCGGCGTATCGGAGGAGTTCCGCGGCGCGGTCGGGTTTGGCGAGAAACACCTCGCGCCGGTCGGGGAGATTCGACTCGGCGACTTCCGGAGGAAGCCCGAGCGTTCCGGAGGGGACGCCCTCCTCGCCGAGGACGGGAAAGTGACGCCCGTCGAGTTTCATGACGAGCGGTGCGTCGAGGCGTTCGACGCCCTCGCCGGCGGCGTAGAGGCGCCGATTCATCCGCTCGTGGTCCGTGCGGTGGATGACGGCGTGGCCGCCGTCGTGGGGTTCGACGTACAGTCGCCCGAGGTAGTACCCCGATGAGAACGCTTCGAACATACGGTTCGATAAACGGTACCACACCACACGGTATAAGTCTTGTCGGCAGCGCTTATGTCGAACCGCAACCCGACCAGTGCGGCCCGTCGCGACGGGTCCGGTCAGCCGCGACGGTCACGCATCGACCAGACGGCGATCAGACCGAGGATGACGGCCGGAATCATCGGGAGGACGAGCAGCGCCGTGCGGTAAGTGGCGCCGAAGACGCGGCCGCCGGCGGGCCAGAGGTAGACCAGCCCGGGAATCACGAGAACGGCGACGACGACGGCGGCGACCAACACCCACCCGGAGCGGCCGAGTCCCTCCTCCGGCGGTTCGACCTCCGCCTCGGCGTCGGTCGGAGTCTCGCCGGTGGTGACCGTCACCGTCGGCCCGTCCCCGTCGCCCGCGTCGTCACTGCTCACTGTCGGGCACGACGACCGTTCCGAACCCCTCGCGGTTCTCCAGCCGTTCGTGTGCGCGGGCCGTCTCGTCTCCCGGTAGGGTGTCCCGACTGCGGGGCCCGAGGGTGCCGTCCCGAACGTGGCCTAAGCCGTCGGTCGGGCTCCCCACCCCGTCGGCGACGTCGACGGCCGTGTACCCGATGGCTTCCGGCCCCTCGTGCTCCGCGAACTGAACCGCCTTCATACCACGGCAAACCGTCGGCAGCGACAAAACGCTGTGGTTCGGTTCGTGGCGGCTGCGGGCGTCCCGGCCTACCGACTCGTCGTGTTCGTGCTCCCACACTCGGGACACTGGGTGAGGGCGCCGAGCGACGGGTGGTCGGCCGTCGCCCACGCGTCGCTTCCCGCCGGCGTCTCGTACCCACAGTTCAGACAGACGATTCGACTCGCGGTGGTAGATCCGTCGACCATGTCCGCGGATACGGGGCGACGTGTCAAAGAGTTTTCTCGTCCGCGGCGGGCGGGGACGCGGGGGCGTCGGTGAGGGTGGCCCCGCGTCCGGGCGGGTCGCCGACGCACGGACGCCGACACCGACGTACGGCTACATTATAGTGGGCGGCGGCCGAACTGCGGGACATGAGCGACCACGACCACGACGAGGGACACGACCACGACGAGGGACACGACCACGACGAGGGACACGACCACGACGAGGGACACGACCACGACCACGACGAGGGACACGACCACGACGAGGGGCACCACCACCATCACGACGTCGACACCCTCGCCGCCGGCATCGTCACGGTGTCGTCCTCACGGACGCTCGACGACGACCCCGCCGGCGACGCCATCGCCGCGGCGTTCGAGGCCGAGGGCCACGAGGTGACGACGCGGGAACTCGTCCCCGACGACTACGACCGCGTGCAGGCGACGCTCCGGAACGTCGCGCGGCGGGGAGACGTGGACGCCGTCGTCAGCACCGGCGGGACGGGCGTGACGCCGGACGACGTGACCGTCGAGGCGGCCGATCCGCTGTTCGAGAAGACGCTGCCCGGCTTCGGCGAACTGTTCCGCCGGCTCTCGTACGACGAAATCGGGACGCGTGTCGTGGGGACGCGGGCCGTCGCGGGTATCGTCGAGGGGACGCCCGTCTTCTGTCTGCCCGGGAGCGAGAACGCCGCCCGACTCGGCGCGACGGCGGTGATCGTCCCCGAAGCGGGTCATCTGTCGGGGTTAGCGACGCGGGACGCGTGACGGTCGGCAGGATTTTAATCACCCGAGCGAGTAGGGATAACACATGAGCCAACAACGAGAGCCCGACCGGGAGGAGCCGTACGCCGGGAGCAAGGACCCGGAACTCCGGAGCAACGAGGTGACCGCGGGCCGCGACCGCGCCCCCCACCGATCCATGTTCCGCGCCATGGGCTTCGACGACGAGGACCTCGAATCGCCGATGGTCGGCGTCGCCAACCCCGCCGCGGACATCACGCCGTGTAACGTCCACCTCGACGACGTGGCCGACTCGGCTCTCGACGGCATCGACGATGCGGGCGGCATGCCCATCGAGTTCGGCACCATCACCATCTCCGACGCCATCTCGATGGGGACCGAGGGGATGAAGTCCTCGCTCATCTCCCGCGAGGTCATCGCCGACTCAGTGGAACTCGTCGCGTTCGGCGAGCGTATGGACGCCCTCGTCACCGTCGGCGGCTGCGACAAGAACATGCCCGGCATGATGATGGCGGCCATCCGAACCGATCTGCCCTCGGTCTTCCTCTACGGCGGGTCGATCATGCCCGGCGAACACGGGGGTCGCGAGGTGACCATCCAGAACGTCTTCGAGGGCGTCGGCGCCGTCGCCTCCGGCGACATGACCGACGACGAACTCGACACGCTCGAACGGAACGCTTGCCCCGGCGCCGGCTCCTGTGGCGGGATGTTCACCGCCAACACCATGGCGTCGATCAGCGAGGCCATCGGCTTCGCGCCGCTCGGCTCCGCCTCCCCGCCCGCGGAGGAGGAGGGGCGCTACGACGTGGCCCGCGACACCGGCGAACTCGTCCTCGACGTGGTGGACGCGGGACGGAGACCCTCCGACTTCCTCTCCGTCGAATCCTTCGAGAACGCCATCGCCCTGCAGGTGGCGGTCGGCGGCTCGACCAACGCCGTCCTCCACCTGCTGGCGATGGCGGCCGAGGCCGGCGTCGACCTCGACATCGAGGACTTCAACCGTATCAGCGCTCGGACGCCCAAGATCGCCAACCTCCAGCCCGGCGGCGAGCGGGTGATGAACGACCTCCACGAGGTGGGCGGCGTGCCCGTCGTTCTGCGCGAACTGCTCGACGCCGACCTGCTCCACGGCGACGCCCGCACCGTGACCGGCGAGACGATGGCCGAAGCCATCGACCGGTACGATCCGCCCGCCATCGACGACCTGGACGTGGACTTCCTCCACACCGTCGACGACCCGATCCACGAGCGTGGCGCCATCCGCATCCTCACCGGCAACCTCGCTCCCGAGGGCGCGGTCATCAAGATCACCGGCGAGGACCACCTCCACCACGAGGGGCCGGTCCGCATCTTCGACGACGAGGAGAACGCCATGGAGTACGTCCAGGAGGGACACGTCGAGTCCGGCGACGTGATCGGCATCCGCAACGAGGGGCCACGCGGCGGCCCCGGCATGCGCGAGATGCTCGGCGTCACCTCCGCCGTCGCGGGGCAGGGTCACGCCGAGGACGTGGCACTCTTTACCGACGGTCGGTTCTCGGGCGCGACCCGTGGCTTCTCCATCGGCCACGTCGCCCCCGAGGCGTTCGTCGGCGGTCCCATCGCCGCGCTCGAAGACGGCGACGTGATCACCATCGACATCGACGCACTCGAACTCTCGGTCGACCTCTCGGACGCGGAGATAGAGGAGCGATTGGAGGGGTACGAGGCCGACCCGAACTACACCTCGGGCGTCCTCGCGAAGTACGGCCAGTTGTTCGACTCCGCGGCCAACGGCGCGGTGACGGATCCGGGCGCGAAGCGGGAGTGATACGGGCGGGCTGTCGCCGTCCTCGGGGCGACCACGCGTTCCGTACTCACCGACAACCGTCCGTAGACTGGTGGCGAGCGAGGCGAGTCACGGGAGGGTCTTCCGGTCGCTCGTCCGAAGCGGCCGTCAGTCGTCGTCACCGGCACCGGCACCGGTACCGGTACCTGCCTCGATGCTCCCCATCTCGGGCGTGGTCCGTCCGCCGCGGGCCGACTGCAGTTTGCCGAGCACGACGGTACAGACGTAGATGGCCACGGCGAAGAGGACGATGATCCCGCCGGCCGTGACGCCGCCGTAGTAAGCGGCGGCGATACCGAGCAACACCGCCAGCTCCGCGAGGACGACCGAGACGACGAGCGACTCGGAGAAGCTCCGGGACACCTGCGTCGCGCCCGCGACCGGAACGACGAGCATCGCCGCGACGAGGATGACGCCCATGATCTGCATCGCGCCGACGACGACCATCGCCGTCAGCATCACCATCACCCGATTGTACCAGTCGACGGGGATGCCCGAGACGGCGGCCGCCGTCTCGTCGAAGGTGACGTACAGCAGTTGGTTGCGCGTGATGGCTACCGTGCCGACGATGACGGCAAAGAGCACCAGGAGGATGGCCGCGCTCGCCGGCGACACGGTCGAGAGGTTACCGAAGAGGAACTGGTTGACTCCCACCGCGAGTCCGCCCGCGTTGAGGCTGATGAGCGTCGTCCCGAGCGCGAACCCAGTCGACAGGACGATGGCCATCGACACGTCGTTGTAGGCGTCGGTCACCTCGGAGATGAGCTCGATGCAGAGCGCGGCGACCATCGCCACGACGACGGCGGTGAGATACGGCGAGACGCCGAGGTCGATGACGGCGTTCAGAAACAGTCCGACGGCCACCCCGGCGAAGCCGGTGTGGGCCAGCGCGTCGCCGATGAGCGCGAGCTGTCGGTGGACGAGGAAGGTGCCGATGAGCGGCGCCATCACGCCGACACAGAGCCCGACGAGGATCGCTCGGTGCATGAACCGGTAGCGCGGGTTCAGCATCTCCAGGCCGGTGAGGTAGTAGGTCCAGTCCATCAGCCAGTACCACTGCTCCAGCACCCACAGGAGGACGCCGAAGACGGCGTCGCCGACGGCGTCCAGGCCACCCTGTAACAGCAGTATCGACGGGTCCACGGCCGCGAGGGCACCGGCGCTCATCCGTCCACCCCCGTGTCCGTGAGAAATCGCGCTTCGGTCCCGAACGCCCGGGCCAGCGCGTCGCTCTCGACGAACGCGTCGGTCGGTCCGTCGAAGTGGACGTCGCGGTTCAGGCAGACGACGCGGTCGGCGTGTTCGACGACCGCGCCGAGGTCGTGTTCGATGAGGAGGACGGTGATGCCCCGCGCGTTGAGCGCCGCCAACAGGTCGTAGAAGGCGTCGACCGATTCGGCGTCGACGCCGACGGTCGGCTCGTCGAGGACGAGCAGGTCGGCCTCGCTCGCCAGCGCCCGCGCGATGAACGCGCGCTGGCGCTGTCCACCCGAGAGCTGTGTGACGCGTCGGTCCGCGAAGGCGCTCATGCCGACGGTCGCGAGCGCGTCGTCGACGATGGTCCAGTCATCGCTCGACAGGCGGCCGATCCCGACGTGTGGGAAGCGACCCATCTTCACCACCTCGCGGACGGTGATGGGCATCCCCTTCGCGGCGCTGGCTCCCTGGGCGACGTAGCCGATCCGCTCGCCGTCGTCGAAACGGTCGGCCCGCTCGCCGAACAGGCGGGCCGTGCCCGCATCGGGGTCGAGCAGCCCGAGCAGCAGCCGCATCAGCGTCGACTTCCCCGAGCCGTTCGGCCCCACGACGGCGACGTACTCGCCCGGGTCGACGGTCAGCGACACGTCCTCGATTACGGGCGTCGCCGCGTAGCCGAAGCTGACGCCCGTGAGGTCGACGACCGGCGTGGAGTCGGCGTTCCGCGTCATACGGGCTCGAAGTTCCGCCACCGTTCGACCCAGCCCTCGGACGGGGCCGCGTTCTCGGGACTCCGATTGCCGAGGACGATTTCGAACGTGGGCATGTTGATGTTGTACGCGATCTCCTCGTACCCCCAGTTCTCCGCGACCCACTCCTCGCGGACGCCGGCGTAGGGCGTCACGGGGAAGTACGCGTCCACGGCCGTCTCGCGGACGAGCTGTTGGGCCGGGCGCTGGGACTCGAAGACGCCGTTGGCGACGTAGCGGATGTCGTTCTCGCGGATGACTCGCGTCGCCTCGCGGATGTCGGCGGGCTTGACGTCGCCGCTCGCCGCGAGGTTCGTCACGAGCGGCCGCATTCGCACGCCGTAGCGGACGCCGATGTACTGGAAGGCGTTGTGCGCGGCTAGCTGGACGATATCACGGTCGGCGCGGTCGAAGATGGTCTCGTAGTCCGCGTCGATGCGGTCGAGCACCCCGGCGGCGTACGTCTCGGCGTTGTCGCGGAAGGTGTCGGCGTACTCCGGCAACAGTTCGGCGAACCCCTCGGCGATGTTGTGGACGGACCGCTTCGCGCGCTGGGGGTCCAGCCAGAAGTGGGGGTCCTTCCCCCGCTGGGCGCCGACGCCCTCCTCGTCCCGGTCGAGCGTCGCGGCGAGGTCGACCAGGTCGACGCCCTCCCTGGCGTTGATGAGTGCCGTGTCGACGCCGTCGCCCTGGATCGTTTCGATGGCGCGGTCGGCCCACGGCTGGAAGTCGGCGCCGACGTGGACGAACGCGTCGGCCTCGACGATCCGCTGGGTGATACTGGCGTTCGGCTCCCAGCCGTGGCCGTGTAGCCCCGTGGGGACGAGGTTCTCCACCGTCAACGGGGTCCCGTCGGCGACCTGCCGGCCGAAATCGAAGAAGGTAAAAAACGAGGCTACCGCGACCGGCCCGTCGCCATCGCCGTCGCCGCCGGTCTGTCCCGGCGCGCTCGGCAACGACGTACATCCGGCTACTCCTGCCAGTGCTGCCGCCCCGCCGACGCGTAGCACGTTCCGTCGCGTCGTCGCTCGCTCGGCCAGTTCACGTGTCATGCTATATCACGAAACCCTAGATTAGATCTGTCTAATTTTATGTTGTGATGCACGCATTTGTAGGTTGTGGTCCGGCATCGGGCGCCGCTCGGCGTCGTGCGCCGTCGCTGCAGTCACGAACGCCCCGGTCGGCTCAGTCGTCGAACGCGTCCACGAGGGTCTCGTGGACGCCGACGACCATCGCCGGCACGACCAGCATGAACAGGTGTTCTTCGAGTGGGATCCCCAGCAGTTCGATCCCCGTCCGCATCGGGATGGCGAAGACGCCCACTTCGAGCGTGTACCAGTCCCACACGTAGGCGAAGGGGTAGAGGACGGCCGTCGTCCGGAGGGCGGCCCGCACGGCGCCGGCGTGGACGACGAGCGCGACGGCGATCGTCCCCCACAACACCTCGGTCGCGAGGTACGTGTACGGTCCGAGGACGGTGATGTCGGGGAGCGCGACCCCCGCGAGCGGCCGGAGCCACACGGCGACGACGAGGAGCGCCAAAAAGAGGTAGGAGGCGCGGACCAGGAGCATCGTCGCCAGTTCGGCGTCGGCGCGGCGGGCCACGACGGCGACGGCGGCGAAGGGGACGACGGCGAGCGCCGATCCGCGGGGGACGACGCCGGTCACGGACAGGGCGACGACGGCGACCATCCCCGCCGTCATCAGGCCGGTCGCGAGACGCCGCGCCGCCGCCGGTCCGAGGACGACGGCGACGGTGCGTTTCTCCACCGAGCGGTCGTAGTCGTAGTCGGTCGTGTCGTCGATCACCTTGATCCCCGCGAGGACGACGACGAAGACGACGGCGAAGGCGACGGCGGCGGTCGAGAGTCCCCGCGCCTGGACGTAGTAGCCCCCGAGGAGGGCGAACCCGATGCCGACGGGGTAGCCGAGCGTCGCGCCGAAGGGGTTGGTGTCCAACTGCGGCGCGTGGAGGACGGCCACCAGCCACCCCGGCAGGGTCAGGAGGACGGCCACGGGGTCGACGAGGACGCCGAGCGCCGCGGCGCCGACGAAAAACAGCGCCGTCGACCCGGCCAGCGCGAGGTGACAGCCCCGGCGCGTGAGCGGGTGGTCGTCGTCCTCGCCACGGTGGTGGAAGTCGACGAGGCCGTCCTTGACGTGGGCGGTGTAGAGCGCGAAGAAGGCGACGCCCATGTGGAAGCCGGCCAGACTCGGGTCTCGAAGACCACCGAGGACGGCGCCGAAGCCCGAGGCGGCGAGCGGCGGCGTCATGAAGACGGGGTGGATCTGCGAGGCGACGGCGCCGAGGGTCGCACGAGCGCCGGTTCCGTGCCGGGCGATAGCCATGTGAACGTGGGTACGTGTTACACTCACATATACTGCCGGCCGCAGGGTAGAAGACGCCGGGGGTCGGTCGTACGTCTATGCTCGACTCGTTGCTCGGCCGCGCCGAACTCAAGGCACGGATCGAGGAACTCGAAGAGGAGAAGCGGCATCTCGAGCGCCGCCTCGACGCGGAAAGCGAGCGCCGCGCCGACGCGGTGACCGCCAGACAGGACGCCGAAGAGCGGGTCAACCGACTCGAGGATCGCATCGCCGACTTGGAGGGGCAGGTCGACGCGGAACCCGAGGCGGCCGACCTCGCTCCCCGCGGTACGGAGTCGCTCCGTGGCGACCGGCTCGACGCCGTCCTCGACCGCCTCCGGAGCGTCGAGGCGGGCGCGGAAGGAGCGCTGACTGCGCTCGTGACCGACGGCGTGCCCGACGCGCTCTCGGCGCTCCTCGGCGACCGTGCCCCCCTCGTCGCCCGCGCCGCGCCCTGTCTGGTCTGTGTCGACGACGCTCGCCTCGTGAGCGTCGCCCTCGACCCGCCGCTCGCGCCCGACCCGTTCGTCGAGTGGGGCGCGACGTTTCGCCTCGACGACGACTGGTTCCACCCGACCGACGGCCTCACGGTCGCGTTGGTGCGCTCGGACCGCTTCGCCGTCGGCACCTACGACGGCGGCGCGCTGACGGAGGTCGAGACGGTCGAGACGGACGTGAAGTCCGCCCACTCGAAGGGCGGGTTCTCGCAGTCGCGGTTCGAGCGCCGACGCGACGAACAGGTCGCGACCCACATCGACGACTGTTCGGCGGTTCTCGACCGGCGCGATCCGGATCGGCTCGTCTTGCTGGGCGAGCGAACCGTCCTCGACGACGTGGACCGGGACGCCGTCGCCGTCGAACCGGTGGACGCGAGCGGCGATCCGGCCGCGGCCCTCGAAGACGCCGCGCACACCTTCTTCACGACGCGGTTGACGCTGCTGTGACGTTCGACGCCCGTGCGCTCGTCGTTATCGACACCCCGGAGACGTAGTCGCCGTTCGC from Haloplanus salinus encodes:
- a CDS encoding LeuA family protein, with amino-acid sequence MSVSLRDVTIREGAQMPGREYAVADRLSAARALDSLGLDAIQAGFPAVGGTDREAIRRLAGDDDVTADVVGIARATTGDVEAALDAEADVVEVFVPTSERQLDHVLGASRDEAMQMAAAALGRARDGGAAVHLTLVDGFRTEPADLVAVYERFPSVPTITVADTVGARTPDGVRDLVAHLVDRGVDGDRLGVHFHDDMGVAVANTLAAVDAGAATADVSVASLGERAGNAALERVVVADGVDGPGDCAAALDRAALVPACEAALDALGESVDPRTPVLGADVTTHESGIHTAAMLRDPGTFEPFDPAEFGGNRRLVFGAGSGRGSARVLLERAGVEPTDRRVTRLLDLLAERGPMDEREASALVDAEF
- a CDS encoding CaiB/BaiF CoA transferase family protein, whose amino-acid sequence is MTARKRQGPLDGLRVVDCTGMIAGGFATTQLADFGADVIKIEHPEGTDPLREWPPYDDGVSLWWKSIARNKRCVTLDLSTPAGSALLLDLIDDADVLVENFRPGTMEKWGLAPDRLHEENPGLIVVRQSGYGQTGPRSDKPGFGTVAEGISNWAHVNGFPDSKPLLPPISLGDLTAATFAVQGIMFALFERDVGRGGGSGEGQVIDMSLYEPLFRLFVSEVEAYDRLGEVRERIGNHHESAAPRNVYETEDGYMTLSASAQSIFENVAEAIGRPDIVEDPRFATNEARVDHADELDEIIGAWTRERSTDEAIAAMEAADAIVGPVHDMADIFEDEQYAARNDIVEMPDADLGSLKTAAPVPRLTRTPGAVEHAGPGHGQHNDEVYRSELGLDEAEYDRLREEGVI
- a CDS encoding DUF5802 family protein, coding for MFEAFSSGYYLGRLYVEPHDGGHAVIHRTDHERMNRRLYAAGEGVERLDAPLVMKLDGRHFPVLGEEGVPSGTLGLPPEVAESNLPDRREVFLAKPDRAAELLRYAGYDDGRREAV
- a CDS encoding MogA/MoaB family molybdenum cofactor biosynthesis protein; amino-acid sequence: MSDHDHDEGHDHDEGHDHDEGHDHDEGHDHDHDEGHDHDEGHHHHHDVDTLAAGIVTVSSSRTLDDDPAGDAIAAAFEAEGHEVTTRELVPDDYDRVQATLRNVARRGDVDAVVSTGGTGVTPDDVTVEAADPLFEKTLPGFGELFRRLSYDEIGTRVVGTRAVAGIVEGTPVFCLPGSENAARLGATAVIVPEAGHLSGLATRDA
- the ilvD gene encoding dihydroxy-acid dehydratase, which codes for MSQQREPDREEPYAGSKDPELRSNEVTAGRDRAPHRSMFRAMGFDDEDLESPMVGVANPAADITPCNVHLDDVADSALDGIDDAGGMPIEFGTITISDAISMGTEGMKSSLISREVIADSVELVAFGERMDALVTVGGCDKNMPGMMMAAIRTDLPSVFLYGGSIMPGEHGGREVTIQNVFEGVGAVASGDMTDDELDTLERNACPGAGSCGGMFTANTMASISEAIGFAPLGSASPPAEEEGRYDVARDTGELVLDVVDAGRRPSDFLSVESFENAIALQVAVGGSTNAVLHLLAMAAEAGVDLDIEDFNRISARTPKIANLQPGGERVMNDLHEVGGVPVVLRELLDADLLHGDARTVTGETMAEAIDRYDPPAIDDLDVDFLHTVDDPIHERGAIRILTGNLAPEGAVIKITGEDHLHHEGPVRIFDDEENAMEYVQEGHVESGDVIGIRNEGPRGGPGMREMLGVTSAVAGQGHAEDVALFTDGRFSGATRGFSIGHVAPEAFVGGPIAALEDGDVITIDIDALELSVDLSDAEIEERLEGYEADPNYTSGVLAKYGQLFDSAANGAVTDPGAKRE
- a CDS encoding metal ABC transporter permease yields the protein MSAGALAAVDPSILLLQGGLDAVGDAVFGVLLWVLEQWYWLMDWTYYLTGLEMLNPRYRFMHRAILVGLCVGVMAPLIGTFLVHRQLALIGDALAHTGFAGVAVGLFLNAVIDLGVSPYLTAVVVAMVAALCIELISEVTDAYNDVSMAIVLSTGFALGTTLISLNAGGLAVGVNQFLFGNLSTVSPASAAILLVLFAVIVGTVAITRNQLLYVTFDETAAAVSGIPVDWYNRVMVMLTAMVVVGAMQIMGVILVAAMLVVPVAGATQVSRSFSESLVVSVVLAELAVLLGIAAAYYGGVTAGGIIVLFAVAIYVCTVVLGKLQSARGGRTTPEMGSIEAGTGTGAGAGDDD
- a CDS encoding metal ABC transporter ATP-binding protein, yielding MTRNADSTPVVDLTGVSFGYAATPVIEDVSLTVDPGEYVAVVGPNGSGKSTLMRLLLGLLDPDAGTARLFGERADRFDDGERIGYVAQGASAAKGMPITVREVVKMGRFPHVGIGRLSSDDWTIVDDALATVGMSAFADRRVTQLSGGQRQRAFIARALASEADLLVLDEPTVGVDAESVDAFYDLLAALNARGITVLLIEHDLGAVVEHADRVVCLNRDVHFDGPTDAFVESDALARAFGTEARFLTDTGVDG
- a CDS encoding metal ABC transporter substrate-binding protein; its protein translation is MTRELAERATTRRNVLRVGGAAALAGVAGCTSLPSAPGQTGGDGDGDGPVAVASFFTFFDFGRQVADGTPLTVENLVPTGLHGHGWEPNASITQRIVEADAFVHVGADFQPWADRAIETIQGDGVDTALINAREGVDLVDLAATLDRDEEGVGAQRGKDPHFWLDPQRAKRSVHNIAEGFAELLPEYADTFRDNAETYAAGVLDRIDADYETIFDRADRDIVQLAAHNAFQYIGVRYGVRMRPLVTNLAASGDVKPADIREATRVIRENDIRYVANGVFESQRPAQQLVRETAVDAYFPVTPYAGVREEWVAENWGYEEIAYNINMPTFEIVLGNRSPENAAPSEGWVERWRNFEPV
- a CDS encoding UbiA family prenyltransferase, with the protein product MAIARHGTGARATLGAVASQIHPVFMTPPLAASGFGAVLGGLRDPSLAGFHMGVAFFALYTAHVKDGLVDFHHRGEDDDHPLTRRGCHLALAGSTALFFVGAAALGVLVDPVAVLLTLPGWLVAVLHAPQLDTNPFGATLGYPVGIGFALLGGYYVQARGLSTAAVAFAVVFVVVLAGIKVIDDTTDYDYDRSVEKRTVAVVLGPAAARRLATGLMTAGMVAVVALSVTGVVPRGSALAVVPFAAVAVVARRADAELATMLLVRASYLFLALLVVAVWLRPLAGVALPDITVLGPYTYLATEVLWGTIAVALVVHAGAVRAALRTTAVLYPFAYVWDWYTLEVGVFAIPMRTGIELLGIPLEEHLFMLVVPAMVVGVHETLVDAFDD
- a CDS encoding Vms1/Ankzf1 family peptidyl-tRNA hydrolase produces the protein MLDSLLGRAELKARIEELEEEKRHLERRLDAESERRADAVTARQDAEERVNRLEDRIADLEGQVDAEPEAADLAPRGTESLRGDRLDAVLDRLRSVEAGAEGALTALVTDGVPDALSALLGDRAPLVARAAPCLVCVDDARLVSVALDPPLAPDPFVEWGATFRLDDDWFHPTDGLTVALVRSDRFAVGTYDGGALTEVETVETDVKSAHSKGGFSQSRFERRRDEQVATHIDDCSAVLDRRDPDRLVLLGERTVLDDVDRDAVAVEPVDASGDPAAALEDAAHTFFTTRLTLL